The Buteo buteo chromosome 1, bButBut1.hap1.1, whole genome shotgun sequence sequence CTTGTCATGTTTGGCATTGTTTTTCCTCATGGTGATCCTGGCTGGTTACTTTCAGCAGTGGCTCagtttttgaagtaaaaaatgatCAACTCTGCAGCAGAGTTTAGCCTCTGACCAGGGGCATCACACatctgtggcattttttttaaatgaagttggCAACTGCATGGACATTGAAAATGCAGATTACACTTACAGTGTCTAGACTTTCATATATGTGCTCAGTTACAATTAAGTGAAGCAAAAAGTGTACATATTATCCCTACTGCTATTCTGTTGCTACAGAGCCGCAAATGTGAAAAGCAATACCTtgaaataaagatttctttGTTGCCCCTAGTCTACATAGCAGCACAGTTTAAGTAAACACTAAAACTGTGGTTgagatgcttttttaatttttccccgAAGATGTAAACATCAGTCCCAGTGTCGTAAACTTTGCTGTATAGGATGAGACAGAAGATCTGAGGCAGGATGACCATCAGACACTAGTGACAGAAGCTTGCAGGCAGTTAGCAGGTTTCTGCAGTTTCTCAGCTTCACTTGTTGGTGGGTCTGCAGTGGCTCGGAAGTTGAATGTTGGGCCTGCGCCACCATGTGCAGGGCTCAGAGCGGGGTTCTGACGTCTGTTGCTTTCAACAATACTTGAAGTGTTGGATGCCAGGCTCTCACGAGTACTAGAAcggaaaagaaatatatatacacactcaTATATGACATGCCTATATATTTATCGACCAGACAGGAAAGGAGAATAGAGTGTTTTATAACAGGCTTCCTGTGTTTGTATGTAATGTCACATCAATGAACCTCTCATTTTGATAGTACACATATGTTCCTCCAAAACGGGTTCCAGAGGTACTCAGCAGTCATCATACTGTAACACAGGTATAGCACTAAGCAGAGCTGAAGCCATCACACAAACTGTAAGCTGAACCAGTATCAAGCATCTGGATTTTTCACCCAAGGAAATAGCTTCCATCTTGCACATGGaacatattaattttctttcctgaatggTGCATTTTTGCACGAAGTAACTTCATCAAATCAGTTATGTGACTAGGCAGAGCTAGGAGAGCAATTGTGTAACACAGCTTCCTCTGTTGTGTCCTCTTCTATCTATGTCTTTGTACAAAAAATATTAACTAAAAACGCTATTTTATGTTAAACCCACAATGCTTCTAAACAGAACACTTCAACTTTGCTGTGCAGCTGAGACAACTGGAACTTACAAGATGCTGAGAAATCTTAACTGCCTGGTCTGTGTCATGCCCTAAACAACAACTAGTGCTGCTATTTCATTCATAAAATGGACAACGTTCCTTTAGTTCTAATATATCATGTATCCATGGGAGTGACAGGACACTTGGCACTTTTAAAGACTAAGCTTTTTAATGATACATCTTATTATGAATGCAGAGGAGCCCGTATTTTAGTCTACAGCTTTTAAGAAACTCAGCCAAGATATGCTAAGGCTAGTTCTACCACTACTACTACTcttgttctctttctgcttttaataatttttgatCTCCAAATAATGTGTTCCTGTGCAGAAAGAGATTTGGTTTTCAAATAGCCATGTGGCCCCTGGTTATGTGTCCTTCACCTATATCCCTACTTCTTTATAAAATGGCACCACCACTTGCTATGGAGATGTTTACAGAGTACATTTAGAGGACTGAATGGGTTTGTTAAGTAAGCACTAGAAACAAAGATACTAATGACAGAGTTTCATAGTCAGTTTAAAGTCAACCTAAATTTACCTGCTACTGAAAGGGGCAGCTCTGGCCTGCCTTGTGTGGACCTGACCCTGCCACatgttcctgctgcttccctgaTGCTGAGCCTTGCAGCCAGCCAGATCAGGGACTGCTCGCAGTTAAATACTAgccctaaggaaaaaaaaaaaaaatattagtgcTAGCATCAGGGGAAGAGTAGGAATGCACAGCTGTGGATGTGGCAGGGGAGAAATGTGTCAGTGCATGgcacagaggaaggaagaaacacCTTGTTTAGTTGTAGGGCAGATTTAAATCATCTTAAACTGACTGAATCTGGAATATAAGTGAAGTTTTATGAAAACTCCCATAGATCTTTTAAATTGATCAAAATGGTTCTGATCATCTTCTGCCAATTATCGCCTTATTGTCAGTAGTTCCAAACAGCTATGATGGGTGACACGCATAGTAAGAGATCTCTGTGAGCTGGAATGATGTATGGTGCACTTCTGTTGCTCATGTTTTgattcctctctctctgctttttaatgaaaatagatgcaacctttgtttttcagagatcATTCAGTATTATATCATTCTTTATGGGACCACCAATTCCAGATCTTCAAACATTTTCAATTCTGATATTACAAACTGACCATTACAGCATGTATACACAAAGACTGCAGTGAGAATTCTGCATGCAGAGTAATGCCcaaattagctttttctttagGTGACAAAAGAGCAGCAGTATTATATAAGctctaaaaataaaggaataaagcTAATATTGACAGCTAACGTTTACTATATACAACTTGCATAAAAGCAATGAACAAAATACTGTGAGGCTGTTTTTCCAATGACGATGTGTTCACAAATTTCTCacacaaaatacttttcaaGTCAAATGACCATTGCAAATCTCTTTAACTACatcctggttttttttaaatgccccttttttctatttgtcacactttaaaaatatactttttctttcacagtgtGGAATTGGTAATTTTGATTCCCCAGGCAACATTGCACACTtcagtttaaatgaaaagataCTACTACACCTCAGGAATTCGCGAGTTACAACATCAGTGGAGACTAGAAGAGTATACCTGAGGAGTATCACTACATGCACATCCTGTTCTTGTACTCTTCCCTAGGCATCTGCTAATGGACACTGTCAGATCTAGGTGAATCTTATCAGATGGATGCTGGATGGCTTTTTTGTATTTCCTGGAAAAGGGCTGTGAAGTACATTTTTTGCTATGAGGTAGGAAAGTAGTGACAGCATGGTAATTATAGCCAAAGGGCTGAATTCACTCACAGCTCAATTTATATTTATACTTATACCAAGGAGTGaccaaaattcagcaaaatcaTCCAATTTAATCACCTTAATGCAAAGCTCATGAAAAACCCTTTGAAATATCCAAACTATACACTGGTCttacaaaacaaatacacaagAAAACCCTACAGAacgttgccttttttttttttttttaaaaagcagcttattTTATGTGGCCTtgcaaaaaaaagacattgttaATAagtaaacagtaaaataaaatttaaaaaagggatGTGTGGAACACAACCATTATTAAAAGCTGCTTATCTGTTTCCCTTTTGATCTAAAGAAAGTGGTATAGCAGCACTAAATCCAGTATGCTCGCCACGTTCTGTTCTCTTGCTAGCTAAGTTTAAGATTAGCATCAACAGAAATTTTAGCTTTTGTGTAAATAATTAGGGAAGGAAATGTCTCCCTTTGCATTAACCAGAAACACAAGCATGATACTCAGCTAGCATACAGCTAGCAAAATAGTAGTCTAAGAACTGACTTTTATCCAGTTGACATCCAATCCTGGAGGTGAAATGCACTCTGCGGAGTGAGACAGGCTGAGTAAGAAGCAAACACCACCATatacgcccccccccccaaaactgacTGCAAGTATAGCAACTCAACTAAAAGAAGagattacatttaaaaaagaacagtgcAAATACCCTCATAGAACAGTTGTATGTAAGAAAGATGCCAAGCATCTGCAGAACAATCAATAACAAGAACAATTTCAAAAccttaagtttcttttttaagctgGACTCAGCGTAAGTGGTACAATTTACtccaattatttttcaaattttttactCAGAAAAATTATACATATGTTAAAAGCCTGCTCTAGTTTGATAACCACTGCATGCTGTAGCAGGCCCAATAATTGCTGCCTTGACATTAACATCAAGCGGGAATAGCCATCAAATCCAAAGGAATTTATTTCAGAGTGACATGacttaaactgaaaatgaaatttagtcCTGTGTAGAAGCAGGAAATCTTCCACATGCATTTCTGAGagcctttgctttaaaaaaatatgtaattctGAGGAATAAGAACAccttttacagtgaaaaaaacctcaccgaaaaaaaaccccaaaccccaaaaaacaaccccaaaacattttctttcacctaATACAAATCCAGTCTCcgaggttttatttttaaccacaGGCAATAAATAATTTAGGCTTAAGTAACACACTATAGAAGAACTACTactgtaaattatttctgtgttcttgGAGTCACTGTTCTGAACTCTGATGGGTTGCTATCCAGGGCAAACAAAACCAGTCAGGCTCCATTCCAGCACAGACCTAGGACTTTCAAAGgtcagagagaggaggaagaaggctCAAGTGAAGGATTCTTAGCCTGGAAATGAGCTTGTGAAATCTCCGGGACAGGGAACACACCAGCAACTCTCTCTTCCCTATGCCTGTAAGACTCCTAGCACACTGCGACTTCCATGATGTCTGAGATAATGACTAACCAGCACTACCACACACAAATGTCTGGACTCTCTTCCCAAGTATCTTAGGCAAGGCACCTCTCTCTCTGCTGATGCAGCGCTGGGTCACCTTTGATGTTCAAATATCCTGAGCACTTTCAGCCTTGTGGGGGGAGCAGCTGTTCCAGTCTCACCAGTCTGGAATGGTGATAGATACACTTCCAAAatttttgaaggaaacaaacaaaaaagcccaaacccaaaacaatcatcatgttttgtttttttttgtctgagcCAAAGATTATGCCACCTAGTCACGTCTAGTCTTCCGATTAGTCTTGTTGATGGTATCttagagggaaagggaaggaggggggggagtaTGCAGGAGCTCATCCCTCCTATTCTAAATGCAAACACAAGtttaatacaggaaaaaaaaagatacagggAGGTTTTCAGCAAAGAGCAAACAAACTAATACAGAGTCAATGCCTCAAATGGTCATTGGTTGCTTATGGTATGGTGGGAAACCCGCACTTATGAATAGCAGATTCCAGAGCTGTAGAAAACACTGTCTGAAAACGTGTGAAATTGTTTAACATAATCCTACATTATGTCACCAATACCACACACACATATAACTATAAATGGAACTTTCTAGTCTGTAAAGCTGCAATGAATGTGACAGTCCTACCGTGGAGAGTTGAACCCGCTGTCCACAgtaatgctgctgctgtccaTGCTGTCCAGGCGGGCTGAGTGGGTGGCTCTCTGGTTGttgctattttctgtttcctttgggGTGAGAAGAGTAAGATTTTTCTCAAACTTTCGCTGCAGatccctctccttttctctctctaggAGCCACTGCATTGTACCAACATCATCCCtgttcttctcttcctcagcaTTTTTGTTGGTTCCTTCCTCTGAGTCATCGTCATCAGATACGTTGTAGTAGTCAAAGGAGGCCTCCTGGTTCCCAGTTGTCTCTTGCTGTCTCTGTGAAACGGGCATGACTTGTGTGACTGAGGTTACTATCGCTTGTTCAAGTTTCTCACATCTGACTGGCAATGTGTCAGAGGGGGTCTTTTGATGGGGCTTTAGCAGGGGTGCGCTAGACTTATGATAACTATTCACAGAAAGAGTGTTGTGCAGAGGTTTAAAGAGCGTATCCTtgctaaatatttctttccttttatcaAGGCTGCTTGATTCAGCACTATGGTGTTGAACCAGCCGCCCATTTGCAATAACCTCTGGAGTTTGGCCAGCAACTGCTGAACCACTGCTTGGGCCCTTTGGGGACTCCTCTTTGTGCACCCCAGGCTCCCTAGCAATATGTTGAGACTGTCTTTCTGCAGGAGTCATTTTTTTGAGCCCATCTGTCCCTGTCAGGGTATCATGATCCTCTTTATTCTTTCCCAGTGGTGATGGAGCAGTAAGCACAGTCTCACTGGATGTGTTGCACTGAAAATAGTCATCGACTGCAGATTTTGTTGTGCAGGAGTTGAGCTCGCTATATGATGGCAAATTCTCTGTAGGCTTGCTTTGTTCCAACAGGCTACAAGAACTGGGGGTTTCTACACTGCCACTAGCCATTTCAGGGATGCAAGTCTCTTTGTAGCTTGCAGATGAAATCAGAGCCCTTTGATGACTGAGCGACTGAGATGGCCTTAAGGTACTATCGTCAATGTAAGTTTGGCTAGTTGTTTGGTCATCTGGGCTACAGCCTTCACCTATATCTTCAGGTGTGCCTAAGGTAGCTGAGCCCAGAGGTCCCTTGGAGTTATCCATAGATCTAGACCTTTCTTTAGCCTTACTGGACCGCTCATTCCTTGATCTTCTATCCTGTGTATGGCTGTGGCTCCGATGGACCTTGGAGTGGGAGCTTCCCCTGGAAGGCTCAGGGAAAGGCATTTCAGTTCTTCTTTTGGCCAGCTCACCAGACACGTCCCACTCTGGTGTCATGGGAAAGTGAGATTCAATCATGTTAGGATTGCTGTGCATTATAAAATTATCTCCCTTGTGTTCTATTATAAAACAGCCTTCCCGTGGGGATCGAGTCAAGGGATCATAGAACTCATACTCCCTTTCAGCAGGTATATCCAAATGAGAGCCATCTGATGGGTCTCCTTTGGATACCCGAGTCTTGCTGTGTGACCTTGATTTCCCATGAGACTTTCTGTGATTCCTGCTCTTTTTACTTCGTCCACTGTGGTGAGCTGAAGATCCTGCTTTGCTGCGctgagctttttcttcttcaagttTCTTCATTAGTGCAGTGTGCCTCATGACATTTTCCACAGTCAAGTCTGGGTTAATGCGCCTAATAATCTCCATTTCTACCTCCCTAGGTATAGTGGTAGGGGTGTCCTCGTCCCTTAGAGGCCACTCCTCTGGAGGAAACTGGGCAGAGAAATTTGCCAACTGTTTTGTCTTGTCCTTCTTAAAACTTAACCGGAACAGTTTCAGTCCAAATTTCTTAGACTGCTTTTCTACATCCTTAGGCTTTGTGAGTGTCTctgctttgtaagaaaaattgACAGTACTTTTACTTTTCTCAGTAGGTGGGACCTGACATAATGAAGGAGGACAGTATGAGTCTTTACAGTCTTTTGCTGATTTCCTCTGTAGGGTAGATGCATGCATGCTGTGCATGTCTTCTCTGCAACAATGGCAGGAGTCGCAGTGGTTTTTGGGTAGTGTTCGGTCCCTGACGCATCCCGAGGTGGAGGGAGTTATAGTTCCTTGTTGTGGAGAGGTACATTGAGACCTGTCAGGTATCCTCTCATCCAAATGGTACCATTTACTGTTAGTTCTTATGAGAGATGGTGTTATAAAGTAAGTCTGTGGGGTTACAATGAAATAACCATCCGGAGTTGGGTATATTTTCCTCTCCCGTACAAGCATATTCAAGGTATGTCGAAGGATTTCTGGACTGGGTGTTGGAACTCCTAGAAATGACAGTAAACACATATCAGGGAGTGCATAAAACCATGCAGGACTccggctcccccctccccagcaaaaagctattttttccaaTGTGCAAGCTGGAATATGCTGAACAAACAAATCCAGTAAAGCACTTTGTTAGGCATTCtcttgtctgtttgtttttccacttaTCTCCTACACTTCAGACATATCAATTATTAATTAAATAGAAAGGAGGCCATTAATggagtgttaaaaaaaaaaaaaaagagagagagagaacttcTAGTCACTTCCATTGCGCAGGCGACCTTAACCTACAAGATGGAATCACTGGAAATCAAAGGGTGTCAGGGGAAACATTTCACTTTTATCCTTCTTCCAACTAAATATTTATATCCCAATTCACCAGAACTATTTATTATAATGCCCAGTCACGTATAAAACAGTGGTTATTTGTTATTTTGTATGCCTAAGTTGTTTTTCCACAGAAGAATACTacaccaaagaaaaagcattccCCCAAACTGCCCCTTTATCACAAACTTGACTGAACTGACTTGCTCTCCCATTGAAATGTTTCAACTACATCAGTTGCTCCAAAAAAGACACGCCAATGATACAGTTCATCTTAACCAAACAGACTTTTCCACTTTGCCGGAAGTTACAGATTTAGCTCctaaaaattttcttctcagagTTCCCTGCCTTTCATGTGAGATGTGAGGGACGCTACCCAAGGGCATACATCACATACTGAGAGAGGGACAAGTATGACAACCCTGCATCAATGCAACGTTAGCCACATGGTAGACTTGGCATTGTGAGCCTGGTCCCTCCCACTACCAGTACTCCTGCTGGGTTCAGTGGTGCAGAACCAAGTCTTCAATACTTTATTAGATAAAATACCAAGTTAGCATGCTGTGCATAGGAATAAGTTCCATCTAGAGCTCAGGAAACAAGAGATTTAGTTCACgagctagtttaaaaaaaaaaaaaaaaatctgttcaggctgagtaagaaataaaaatccttcaaaattttcagtggaaagcGCTATCTTCAATCAATACATTTTGTTGaactaaaatgcattttaattttaacttaatGCTGGGTACCAACCTGGTTTACATTTATAGAACTAGAGAAATCTTCTTCAAAAGTTTGGATGGTCTATTTTAGactaaaaaaagttaatattatTTACTCTGGgtcttagttttcttttcaacaaaACTAATTTAGGAATAAAAAAGTAGAATCAGAGAGTAacttaggttggaagggacctcatgAAGTCATCTGGTCAACACCCCTACTCATAGCCAGGCCAACTAAGATCAGGTTGGCCAGGGCCTTGTCAAGTCAAACTCTGACTATCTTCAAGAACAGAAATTCCACTGAATTATACATgcaaaaacatttcaacaaaGTATatgatttttacaaaaatacttcAAGGAAAAATCTCAACCAGGTGTACCTGCCCCAGACAAAGTATCTTCAGTAGCACATAGTGTCTGGTCACCAACTCTTCTCCGACACGTCAAAGGCTGGAGCATGCAAGCTCACTGATCTCCTTATATTAGCAAACATGAGGATGACAGCAAGGGCTCTGGCACTATGACCAACACCCCGTCAAAAGATTAGCGACAAGAAATAGAGAAGTTGTACTAATTCCTTAACTCACCCTCTTCCTTGCTACTGGGTTGCAGGCAACATAGTAAGTATTCTTATGTCTGGTTTTGAATGTTGTTTGAATTTAGAGACATGACCATACTGCTCACATCCAGTAATATCTGTAACTAAAAATCTTACAATGGAAACAGCAAAGTGTTAGGAATAACATGGACACATGAGTGAAAGCAGTTACAACAGACAAGGTGCCAGGGAGAAGTACATGGGGGcagtaaatatatttcatgCACAGTCCACAGAGCTGAAAGATTGGGGCCAATCCAGGCACAGGAATTAAAAGAGGTACAGAAAGGATATAATTTGAGAGAATAAATGAGACTGAAAATTGGAAAGAATACGCAAATGAAATTGAGAATCAGGAACGTgcattttctccccttttcatGTGGGTGTCCACAATTTATGTGATAATTCTAGAGAGAGTAGCAAAGACCCCCAGAATTGCTGGATGAGCAAACATGCCAGAAATAGCAACAGATGGGAAAAGCTGAAATCCAGAGagccaggggaaaaaaggactACCCCTCCCTAGCCCAGAGTCCTGAATCTCTCTGGACTGAAGTAAACAAAATGCTGAGCTTCCTCTGGATCGTGAGGCAGTGGCAATTGGAGAGCAGGCTGCCCTCTGCATGagctttcagaaaagcacaggaaCACAAAGAGTGATTTCAATTCCCATAACCAGCAGTCATCATCTAACCTCTTCTATCCTGTGGTGGAGCTGCTATGTAACACCACCCCTTCTACATTATGTCTTGCATCACCACAAGAAGTGGATGACCCCAAACTCAAGCTCATGTGCTTCTCCATCCTGTGCTGAAAATGCACTGCAGGGTCCAATCCCGGTCCAACTGAGATGCACGTGCTGTGCAGCAGCCAATCTCCCTTCCTGCCTCTACATAAACAACCTGACCGATCCACTACATTTTCCAGGAGCTTACACGTAAATACCTCAACACATACCTACCTTTGTCTATGAGAACTTGGTTCTTCAttcttattttacttattttactttttttaacatactgtttcaaaaacatcagaacaaaaataaaagagaggaaaacattctCCTGGGAGTTTACAG is a genomic window containing:
- the STOX2 gene encoding storkhead-box protein 2 isoform X2, whose translation is MSPISQSQFIPLGEILCLAISAMNSARKQVTQEALMEHLTTCFPGVPTPSPEILRHTLNMLVRERKIYPTPDGYFIVTPQTYFITPSLIRTNSKWYHLDERIPDRSQCTSPQQGTITPSTSGCVRDRTLPKNHCDSCHCCREDMHSMHASTLQRKSAKDCKDSYCPPSLCQVPPTEKSKSTVNFSYKAETLTKPKDVEKQSKKFGLKLFRLSFKKDKTKQLANFSAQFPPEEWPLRDEDTPTTIPREVEMEIIRRINPDLTVENVMRHTALMKKLEEEKAQRSKAGSSAHHSGRSKKSRNHRKSHGKSRSHSKTRVSKGDPSDGSHLDIPAEREYEFYDPLTRSPREGCFIIEHKGDNFIMHSNPNMIESHFPMTPEWDVSGELAKRRTEMPFPEPSRGSSHSKVHRSHSHTQDRRSRNERSSKAKERSRSMDNSKGPLGSATLGTPEDIGEGCSPDDQTTSQTYIDDSTLRPSQSLSHQRALISSASYKETCIPEMASGSVETPSSCSLLEQSKPTENLPSYSELNSCTTKSAVDDYFQCNTSSETVLTAPSPLGKNKEDHDTLTGTDGLKKMTPAERQSQHIAREPGVHKEESPKGPSSGSAVAGQTPEVIANGRLVQHHSAESSSLDKRKEIFSKDTLFKPLHNTLSVNSYHKSSAPLLKPHQKTPSDTLPVRCEKLEQAIVTSVTQVMPVSQRQQETTGNQEASFDYYNVSDDDDSEEGTNKNAEEEKNRDDVGTMQWLLEREKERDLQRKFEKNLTLLTPKETENSNNQRATHSARLDSMDSSSITVDSGFNSPRTRESLASNTSSIVESNRRQNPALSPAHGGAGPTFNFRATADPPTSEAEKLQKPANCLQASVTSV
- the STOX2 gene encoding storkhead-box protein 2 isoform X1, with the translated sequence MKKTRSTTLRRAWPSSDFSDRASDRMRSRSEKDYRLHKHFPPAFISQASRGYMTSGDVSPISMSPISQSQFIPLGEILCLAISAMNSARKQVTQEALMEHLTTCFPGVPTPSPEILRHTLNMLVRERKIYPTPDGYFIVTPQTYFITPSLIRTNSKWYHLDERIPDRSQCTSPQQGTITPSTSGCVRDRTLPKNHCDSCHCCREDMHSMHASTLQRKSAKDCKDSYCPPSLCQVPPTEKSKSTVNFSYKAETLTKPKDVEKQSKKFGLKLFRLSFKKDKTKQLANFSAQFPPEEWPLRDEDTPTTIPREVEMEIIRRINPDLTVENVMRHTALMKKLEEEKAQRSKAGSSAHHSGRSKKSRNHRKSHGKSRSHSKTRVSKGDPSDGSHLDIPAEREYEFYDPLTRSPREGCFIIEHKGDNFIMHSNPNMIESHFPMTPEWDVSGELAKRRTEMPFPEPSRGSSHSKVHRSHSHTQDRRSRNERSSKAKERSRSMDNSKGPLGSATLGTPEDIGEGCSPDDQTTSQTYIDDSTLRPSQSLSHQRALISSASYKETCIPEMASGSVETPSSCSLLEQSKPTENLPSYSELNSCTTKSAVDDYFQCNTSSETVLTAPSPLGKNKEDHDTLTGTDGLKKMTPAERQSQHIAREPGVHKEESPKGPSSGSAVAGQTPEVIANGRLVQHHSAESSSLDKRKEIFSKDTLFKPLHNTLSVNSYHKSSAPLLKPHQKTPSDTLPVRCEKLEQAIVTSVTQVMPVSQRQQETTGNQEASFDYYNVSDDDDSEEGTNKNAEEEKNRDDVGTMQWLLEREKERDLQRKFEKNLTLLTPKETENSNNQRATHSARLDSMDSSSITVDSGFNSPRTRESLASNTSSIVESNRRQNPALSPAHGGAGPTFNFRATADPPTSEAEKLQKPANCLQASVTSV